A portion of the Mycobacterium paraseoulense genome contains these proteins:
- a CDS encoding formate/nitrite transporter family protein produces the protein MSETTQRHLGQTDSPIEDELEDAFSRMLSEGSQRLHRTWRGVLVTGFFGGTEVGIGVLAYLSVLDATHRPLLAGVAFSIGFLALLLGRSELFTEGFIIPVVTVAAKRASLRQLAKLWGGTMFANLVGGWVIMWLIMTGFPELHAQTIESGAHFATAPLSVQSMVLAILGGMVITLMTRMQHGTDSVPAKIAAAVAAAFLLAGLRLFHSILDSLLIFGALVTGNAPFGYLTWLGWFGYTVVGNMVGGLLFVTLLRLLRSKDRLEEERADAESS, from the coding sequence ATGAGTGAGACCACCCAACGCCACCTCGGGCAGACCGACAGTCCGATCGAGGACGAGCTCGAGGACGCCTTCAGCCGGATGCTGAGCGAGGGCAGCCAGCGCCTGCACCGCACCTGGCGCGGCGTGCTGGTCACCGGCTTCTTCGGCGGCACGGAGGTGGGGATCGGGGTGCTCGCCTACCTGTCGGTGCTGGACGCCACCCACCGGCCGCTGCTGGCCGGGGTGGCGTTCTCGATCGGCTTCCTGGCCCTGCTGCTGGGCCGCAGCGAGCTGTTCACCGAGGGTTTCATCATCCCCGTCGTGACCGTGGCCGCCAAGCGCGCCAGCCTCCGCCAGCTGGCCAAGCTGTGGGGCGGCACCATGTTCGCCAACCTGGTGGGCGGATGGGTGATCATGTGGCTGATCATGACGGGGTTTCCCGAGCTGCACGCGCAGACCATCGAGTCCGGCGCCCACTTCGCCACCGCACCGCTGTCGGTTCAGAGCATGGTGTTGGCGATCCTGGGCGGCATGGTCATCACGCTGATGACCCGGATGCAACACGGCACCGATTCGGTGCCCGCCAAGATCGCCGCCGCGGTCGCCGCCGCGTTCCTGCTCGCCGGGCTGCGGTTGTTCCATTCGATCCTGGATTCGCTGCTCATCTTCGGCGCCCTGGTCACCGGGAATGCGCCGTTCGGCTATCTGACCTGGCTCGGCTGGTTCGGCTACACCGTGGTCGGCAACATGGTCGGCGGGCTGCTGTTTGTGACGCTGCTGCGGTTGCTGCGCAGCAAGGATCGGCTCGAGGAGGAACGCGCCGACGCCGAGTCCTCGTGA